A single window of Toxotes jaculatrix isolate fToxJac2 chromosome 4, fToxJac2.pri, whole genome shotgun sequence DNA harbors:
- the LOC121180353 gene encoding tubulin beta-4B chain-like has translation MREIVHLQAGQCGNQIGAKFWEVISDEHGIDPTGTYHGDSDLQLDRINVYYNEASGGKYVPRAILVDLEPGTMDSVRSGPFGQIFRPDNFVFGQSGAGNNWAKGHYTEGAELVDSVLDVVRKEAESCDCLQGFQLTHSLGGGTGSGMGTLLISKIREEYPDRIMNTFSVVPSPKVSDTVVEPYNATLSVHQLVENTDETYCIDNEALYDICFRTLKLTTPTYGDLNHLVSATMSGVTTCLRFPGQLNADLRKLAVNMVPFPRLHFFMPGFAPLTSRGSQQYRALSVPELTQQMFDAKNMMAACDPRHGRYLTVAAVFRGRMSMKEVDEQMLNVQNKNSSYFVEWIPNNVKTAVCDIPPRGLKMAATFIGNSTAIQELFKRISEQFTAMFRRKAFLHWYTGEGMDEMEFTEAESNMNDLVSEYQQYQDATAEEGEFEEEGEEEVA, from the exons ATGCGTGAGATAGTTCACCTGCAGGCCGGGCAGTGCGGGAACCAGATTGGAGCAAAG TTCTGGGAGGTGATCAGTGATGAGCACGGCATCGACCCAACAGGAACCTATCATGGAGACAGCGACCTGCAGCTGGACAGAATCAATGTCTACTATAATGAGGCATCAG GTGGGAAGTACGTGCCTAGGGCCATCCTAGTGGATCTGGAGCCAGGCACTATGGACTCGGTCCGCTCCGGACCCTTTGGACAGATCTTCAGACCCGACAACTTTGTCTTTG GCCAGAGTGGAGCGGGTAACAACTGGGCCAAGGGCCATTACACAGAGGGGGCTGAGCTGGTGGACTCGGTCCTGGATGTGGTGAGGAAGGAGGCTGAGAGCTGCGACTGCCTCCAGGGTTTCCAGCTCACACACTCCCTGGGCGGTGGTACCGGCTCTGGCATGGGAACTCTGCTCATCAGCAAGATCCGGGAGGAGTACCCCGATCGTATCATGAACACCTTCAGCGTGGTGCCCTCTCCTAAG GTGTCAGACACAGTGGTGGAGCCCTACAACGCCACCCTTTCTGTCCACCAGCTTGTTGAGAACACAGACGAGACTTACTGCATCGACAACGAGGCCCTATATGACATCTGCTTCCGCACCCTCAAACTCACGACACCCACTTACGGAGACCTCAACCACCTGGTCTCCGCCACCATGAGCGGGGTGACAACTTGCCTGCGTTTCCCCGGCCAGCTCAATGCTGACCTCCGCAAACTGGCTGTGAACATGGTGCCCTTCCCCCGTTTGCACTTCTTCATGCCTGGCTTCGCCCCCTTGACCAGCCGGGGCAGCCAGCAGTACAGAGCCCTCTCTGTACCTGAACTCACACAGCAGATGTTTGACGCCAAGAACATGATGGCTGCCTGCGACCCGCGCCACGGCCGCTACCTGACTGTGGCCGCCGTGTTCCGCGGCCGCATGTCGATGAAGGAGGTGGACGAGCAGATGCTGAACGTGCAGAACAAGAACAGCAGCTACTTCGTGGAATGGATCCCCAACAACGTCAAGACGGCCGTGTGCGACATCCCGCCCCGTGGGCTCAAGATGGCCGCAACCTTCATCGGCAACAGCACAGCCATCCAGGAGCTGTTCAAGCGCATCTCTGAGCAGTTCACCGCCATGTTCCGCCGCAAGGCCTTCCTCCACTGGTACACCGGCGAGGGCATGGATGAGATGGAGTTCACCGAGGCGGAGAGCAACATGAACGACTTGGTGTCCGAGTACCAGCAGTATCAGGACGCCACAGCTGAGGAGGGAGAgtttgaggaggagggagaggaggaggtggcctAA